A genomic region of Phragmites australis chromosome 2, lpPhrAust1.1, whole genome shotgun sequence contains the following coding sequences:
- the LOC133891838 gene encoding C2 domain-containing protein At1g53590-like isoform X3 has translation MDAAELPLVYHIGLVLAALWAAGSLGWRHSFLFLLAFLYLCMVNARCAMRLRKRIQHEEMKSAYQRRLLSDAESVRWLNHAIKKMWPICMEKIVSQLLRPIIPWFLDKFKPWTVSKASIQELYMGRNPPMFTSMRVLPETSDDDHLVLEIGMNFLSAEDMSVVLAMQLHKSVGLGMTANMHLTSMHVEGKDKLMDTAFGQTLVEPNMLVINVEKFASTPSENNWFSIEERPPIAYVKLEILEGTDMKPSDINGLADPYVKGRLGPFKFQTQIQKKTLSPKWFEEFKIPITSWEASNELVMEVRDKDPMFDDSLGACSIDVHELRGGQRHDKWISLKNVKKGRIHLAITVEDISELNLQGENVSGLEESLRKADAELPLSTSIDNKWDTGEVPEEKKVLIDEVEHISIDGEEPGGLYVHRPGTGVPRTWESRKGRVRSPDTQIYQEVDKSKEIPTPKSSGQGGLFNLGSFFRKNSRKGSSKDLDPSLPTTPGSQSVTELDPKLPQTPRPNLKELGEKRTSIKIVVNEEASPAGKVGDAENSTEDVAKVIEKNAGEPGRSLTSTLSRKVSRKRPEDRLADIPEQIEAHESELVSEGPIPVEGKPIDVLPTMEHGNGDGAAEEAVEAKTTTQAS, from the exons ATGGACGCCGCCGAGCTGCCCCTAGTGTACCACATCGGCCTGGTGCTGGCCGCGCTGTGGGCCGCCGGCTCCCTCGGGTGGCGCcactccttcctcttcctcctcgcctTTCTCTACCTCTGCATG GTAAACGCTCGCTGTGCAATGAGACTGCGAAAGAGAATACAACATGAGGAAATGAAATCTGCCTACCAACGAAGA CTCCTTTCTGATGCAGAATCAGTACGCTGGTTAAATCATGCGATCAAAAAGATGTGGCCTATCTGTATGGAGAAGATCGTTTCACAACTTTTACGGCCCATCATACCATGGTTCTTGGATAAGTTCAAGCCTTGGACAGTT AGCAAAGCAAGTATTCAGGAGCTTTACATGGGTAGGAATCCACCAATGTTTACCTCGATGAGAGTCCTACCTGAGACATCAGATGATGACCATTTG GTTCTTGAGATAGgaatgaattttctctctgCTGAAGATATGAGTGTTGTACTTGCGATGCAGCTGCATAAGAGTGTGGGACTTGGAATGACCGCAAACATGCATTTAACTAGCATGCATGTCGAGGGAAAG GATAAGTTGATGGATACTGCATTTGGGCAGACATTAGTTGAG CCCAATATGCTTGTCATCAATGTGGAAAAATTTGCATCTACTCCTTCAG AAAATAACTGGTTCAGCATTGAGGAGAGGCCTCCTATTGCATACGTGAAGCTTGAGATTTTAGAAGGAACTGACATGAAACCATCTGATATAAATG GACTCGCTGACCCTTATGTGAAAGGTCGTCTTGGTCCTTTCAAATTCCAAACACAGATACAGAAGAAAACACTATCCCCTAAGTGGTTTGAAGAATTCAAAATACCAATCACATCGTGGGAAGCATCAAATGAACTTGTTATGGAAGTTCGTGATAAGGACCCCATGTTTGATGACTCGCTTGG AGCATGTAGCATTGATGTACATGAGCTGAGAGGTGGACAGAGACATGATAAATGGATATCACTGAAGAATGTGAAGAAAGGAAGGATTCACTTGGCGATAACAGTAGAAGATATATCTGAG TTGAATCTGCAGGGGGAAAATGTATCAGGTTTGGAAGAATCACTGAGGAAAGCTGATGCTGAACTGCCACTATCAACCTCCATCGACAACAAGTGGGATACTGGTGAAGTGCCTGAAGAAAAGAAAGTCTTGATAGATGAAGTGGAGCACATTAGCATTGATGGAGAAGAACCTGGAGGGTTATATGTGCATCGCCCTGGCACTGGGGTTCCCAGGACATGGGAATCCCGGAAAGGACGGGTACGTAGTCCCGACACACAGATTTACCAAGAGGTTGACAAGTCAAAGGAAATACCCACACCAAAAAGCAGTGGGCAAGGGGGTCTGTTCAACCTAGGCTCTTTTTTCCGGAAGAACTCGAGGAAGGGGAGCTCCAAAGATCTTGATCCCAGCCTGCCTACAACCCCGGGTTCACAGAGTGTGACGGAGCTGGATCCGAAGCTCCCCCAAACTCCACGTCCCAATCTGAAGGAACTTGGCGAGAAGCGGACATCGATAAAGATTGTAGTCAATGAAGAAGCAAGCCCAGCAGGCAAGGTGGGAGATGCAGAGAACTCAACAGAAGATGTAGCAAAGGTGATTGAGAAAAACGCAGGTGAACCAGGCAGATCACTGACAAGCACGTTGAGCAGGAAGGTTTCCAGGAAGAGACCGGAGGACAGGTTAGCAGATATCCCGGAGCAGATTGAAGCTCATGAATCTGAGTTGGTCAGTGAAGGGCCTATTCCGGTTGAAGGTAAACCAATAGACGTCCTTCCGACAATGGAACATGGCAATGGAGATGGTGCTGCAGAAGAAGCGGTGGAAGCAAAGACTACTACTCAGGCCTCATAA
- the LOC133891838 gene encoding C2 domain-containing protein At1g53590-like isoform X1, which translates to MDAAELPLVYHIGLVLAALWAAGSLGWRHSFLFLLAFLYLCMVNARCAMRLRKRIQHEEMKSAYQRRLLSDAESVRWLNHAIKKMWPICMEKIVSQLLRPIIPWFLDKFKPWTVSKASIQELYMGRNPPMFTSMRVLPETSDDDHLVLEIGMNFLSAEDMSVVLAMQLHKSVGLGMTANMHLTSMHVEGKILVGVKFVRSWPFLGRIRLCFVEPPYFQMTVKPLINHGLDVTEFPGISGWLDKLMDTAFGQTLVEPNMLVINVEKFASTPSENNWFSIEERPPIAYVKLEILEGTDMKPSDINGLADPYVKGRLGPFKFQTQIQKKTLSPKWFEEFKIPITSWEASNELVMEVRDKDPMFDDSLGACSIDVHELRGGQRHDKWISLKNVKKGRIHLAITVEDISELNLQGENVSGLEESLRKADAELPLSTSIDNKWDTGEVPEEKKVLIDEVEHISIDGEEPGGLYVHRPGTGVPRTWESRKGRVRSPDTQIYQEVDKSKEIPTPKSSGQGGLFNLGSFFRKNSRKGSSKDLDPSLPTTPGSQSVTELDPKLPQTPRPNLKELGEKRTSIKIVVNEEASPAGKVGDAENSTEDVAKVIEKNAGEPGRSLTSTLSRKVSRKRPEDRLADIPEQIEAHESELVSEGPIPVEGKPIDVLPTMEHGNGDGAAEEAVEAKTTTQAS; encoded by the exons ATGGACGCCGCCGAGCTGCCCCTAGTGTACCACATCGGCCTGGTGCTGGCCGCGCTGTGGGCCGCCGGCTCCCTCGGGTGGCGCcactccttcctcttcctcctcgcctTTCTCTACCTCTGCATG GTAAACGCTCGCTGTGCAATGAGACTGCGAAAGAGAATACAACATGAGGAAATGAAATCTGCCTACCAACGAAGA CTCCTTTCTGATGCAGAATCAGTACGCTGGTTAAATCATGCGATCAAAAAGATGTGGCCTATCTGTATGGAGAAGATCGTTTCACAACTTTTACGGCCCATCATACCATGGTTCTTGGATAAGTTCAAGCCTTGGACAGTT AGCAAAGCAAGTATTCAGGAGCTTTACATGGGTAGGAATCCACCAATGTTTACCTCGATGAGAGTCCTACCTGAGACATCAGATGATGACCATTTG GTTCTTGAGATAGgaatgaattttctctctgCTGAAGATATGAGTGTTGTACTTGCGATGCAGCTGCATAAGAGTGTGGGACTTGGAATGACCGCAAACATGCATTTAACTAGCATGCATGTCGAGGGAAAG ATTTTAGTTGGCGTGAAGTTTGTACGGAGTTGGCCATTTCTTGGCCGCATAAGACTATGCTTTGTGGAGCCGCCTTATTTTCAGATGACTGTGAAACCACTCATTAATCATGGACTTGATGTCACTGAGTTTCCAGGAATTTCAGGATGGCTA GATAAGTTGATGGATACTGCATTTGGGCAGACATTAGTTGAG CCCAATATGCTTGTCATCAATGTGGAAAAATTTGCATCTACTCCTTCAG AAAATAACTGGTTCAGCATTGAGGAGAGGCCTCCTATTGCATACGTGAAGCTTGAGATTTTAGAAGGAACTGACATGAAACCATCTGATATAAATG GACTCGCTGACCCTTATGTGAAAGGTCGTCTTGGTCCTTTCAAATTCCAAACACAGATACAGAAGAAAACACTATCCCCTAAGTGGTTTGAAGAATTCAAAATACCAATCACATCGTGGGAAGCATCAAATGAACTTGTTATGGAAGTTCGTGATAAGGACCCCATGTTTGATGACTCGCTTGG AGCATGTAGCATTGATGTACATGAGCTGAGAGGTGGACAGAGACATGATAAATGGATATCACTGAAGAATGTGAAGAAAGGAAGGATTCACTTGGCGATAACAGTAGAAGATATATCTGAG TTGAATCTGCAGGGGGAAAATGTATCAGGTTTGGAAGAATCACTGAGGAAAGCTGATGCTGAACTGCCACTATCAACCTCCATCGACAACAAGTGGGATACTGGTGAAGTGCCTGAAGAAAAGAAAGTCTTGATAGATGAAGTGGAGCACATTAGCATTGATGGAGAAGAACCTGGAGGGTTATATGTGCATCGCCCTGGCACTGGGGTTCCCAGGACATGGGAATCCCGGAAAGGACGGGTACGTAGTCCCGACACACAGATTTACCAAGAGGTTGACAAGTCAAAGGAAATACCCACACCAAAAAGCAGTGGGCAAGGGGGTCTGTTCAACCTAGGCTCTTTTTTCCGGAAGAACTCGAGGAAGGGGAGCTCCAAAGATCTTGATCCCAGCCTGCCTACAACCCCGGGTTCACAGAGTGTGACGGAGCTGGATCCGAAGCTCCCCCAAACTCCACGTCCCAATCTGAAGGAACTTGGCGAGAAGCGGACATCGATAAAGATTGTAGTCAATGAAGAAGCAAGCCCAGCAGGCAAGGTGGGAGATGCAGAGAACTCAACAGAAGATGTAGCAAAGGTGATTGAGAAAAACGCAGGTGAACCAGGCAGATCACTGACAAGCACGTTGAGCAGGAAGGTTTCCAGGAAGAGACCGGAGGACAGGTTAGCAGATATCCCGGAGCAGATTGAAGCTCATGAATCTGAGTTGGTCAGTGAAGGGCCTATTCCGGTTGAAGGTAAACCAATAGACGTCCTTCCGACAATGGAACATGGCAATGGAGATGGTGCTGCAGAAGAAGCGGTGGAAGCAAAGACTACTACTCAGGCCTCATAA
- the LOC133909728 gene encoding uncharacterized protein LOC133909728 isoform X1 — MRAVVQRVLSASVEVEGRVVSEIGPGILVLVGVHEADTDSDADYMCRKVLNMRLFPNEKTGKAWDRSVMQRSFEVLLVSQFTLCGILKGNKPDFHVAMPPAKAKPFYVSLVEKFQRSYSIDAVKDGVFGAMMKVSLVNDGPVTMHVDSPSLQDAAQSSNGDDGLVRDGEERLPKQTC, encoded by the exons atgagGGCCGTTGTGCAGCGCGTCCTCTCGGCCAGCGTTGAG GTGGAGGGGCGAGTAGTGTCGGAGATCGGCCCGGGAATCCTCGTGCTCGTCGGCGTCCACGAGGCCGACaccgactccgacgccgactaCAT GTGTCGGAAGGTCCTGAATATGAGGCTATTTCCTAATGAGAAGACTGGGAAAGCATGGGATCGAAGT GTTATGCAGCGTAGCTTTGAAGTCTTATTAG TCAGTCAGTTTACCTTATGTGGAATCCTGAAGGGTAACAAACCAGATTTTCATGTGGCTATGCCACCTGCAAAAGCAAAACCATTCTATGTGTCTCTAGTTGAGAAGTTTCAGAGGTCATACTCCATTGATGCAGTGAAAG ATGGCGTTTTTGGAGCAATGATGAAG GTTTCTTTGGTAAATGATGGCCCAGTGACAATGCACGTCGACTCACCCTCACTGCAAGACGCTGCTCAGTCAAG CAATGGTGATGATGGTTTGGTTAGAGATGGTGAAGAAAGATTACCTAAACAGACATGTTAA
- the LOC133891838 gene encoding C2 domain-containing protein At1g53590-like isoform X2 — MDAAELPLVYHIGLVLAALWAAGSLGWRHSFLFLLAFLYLCMVNARCAMRLRKRIQHEEMKSAYQRRLLSDAESVRWLNHAIKKMWPICMEKIVSQLLRPIIPWFLDKFKPWTVSKASIQELYMGRNPPMFTSMRVLPETSDDDHLVLEIGMNFLSAEDMSVVLAMQLHKSVGLGMTANMHLTSMHVEGKILVGVKFVRSWPFLGRIRLCFVEPPYFQMTVKPLINHGLDVTEFPGISGWLDKLMDTAFGQTLVEPNMLVINVEKFASTPSENNWFSIEERPPIAYVKLEILEGTDMKPSDINGLADPYVKGRLGPFKFQTQIQKKTLSPKWFEEFKIPITSWEASNELVMEVRDKDPMFDDSLGACSIDVHELRGGQRHDKWISLKNVKKGRIHLAITVEDISEGENVSGLEESLRKADAELPLSTSIDNKWDTGEVPEEKKVLIDEVEHISIDGEEPGGLYVHRPGTGVPRTWESRKGRVRSPDTQIYQEVDKSKEIPTPKSSGQGGLFNLGSFFRKNSRKGSSKDLDPSLPTTPGSQSVTELDPKLPQTPRPNLKELGEKRTSIKIVVNEEASPAGKVGDAENSTEDVAKVIEKNAGEPGRSLTSTLSRKVSRKRPEDRLADIPEQIEAHESELVSEGPIPVEGKPIDVLPTMEHGNGDGAAEEAVEAKTTTQAS, encoded by the exons ATGGACGCCGCCGAGCTGCCCCTAGTGTACCACATCGGCCTGGTGCTGGCCGCGCTGTGGGCCGCCGGCTCCCTCGGGTGGCGCcactccttcctcttcctcctcgcctTTCTCTACCTCTGCATG GTAAACGCTCGCTGTGCAATGAGACTGCGAAAGAGAATACAACATGAGGAAATGAAATCTGCCTACCAACGAAGA CTCCTTTCTGATGCAGAATCAGTACGCTGGTTAAATCATGCGATCAAAAAGATGTGGCCTATCTGTATGGAGAAGATCGTTTCACAACTTTTACGGCCCATCATACCATGGTTCTTGGATAAGTTCAAGCCTTGGACAGTT AGCAAAGCAAGTATTCAGGAGCTTTACATGGGTAGGAATCCACCAATGTTTACCTCGATGAGAGTCCTACCTGAGACATCAGATGATGACCATTTG GTTCTTGAGATAGgaatgaattttctctctgCTGAAGATATGAGTGTTGTACTTGCGATGCAGCTGCATAAGAGTGTGGGACTTGGAATGACCGCAAACATGCATTTAACTAGCATGCATGTCGAGGGAAAG ATTTTAGTTGGCGTGAAGTTTGTACGGAGTTGGCCATTTCTTGGCCGCATAAGACTATGCTTTGTGGAGCCGCCTTATTTTCAGATGACTGTGAAACCACTCATTAATCATGGACTTGATGTCACTGAGTTTCCAGGAATTTCAGGATGGCTA GATAAGTTGATGGATACTGCATTTGGGCAGACATTAGTTGAG CCCAATATGCTTGTCATCAATGTGGAAAAATTTGCATCTACTCCTTCAG AAAATAACTGGTTCAGCATTGAGGAGAGGCCTCCTATTGCATACGTGAAGCTTGAGATTTTAGAAGGAACTGACATGAAACCATCTGATATAAATG GACTCGCTGACCCTTATGTGAAAGGTCGTCTTGGTCCTTTCAAATTCCAAACACAGATACAGAAGAAAACACTATCCCCTAAGTGGTTTGAAGAATTCAAAATACCAATCACATCGTGGGAAGCATCAAATGAACTTGTTATGGAAGTTCGTGATAAGGACCCCATGTTTGATGACTCGCTTGG AGCATGTAGCATTGATGTACATGAGCTGAGAGGTGGACAGAGACATGATAAATGGATATCACTGAAGAATGTGAAGAAAGGAAGGATTCACTTGGCGATAACAGTAGAAGATATATCTGAG GGGGAAAATGTATCAGGTTTGGAAGAATCACTGAGGAAAGCTGATGCTGAACTGCCACTATCAACCTCCATCGACAACAAGTGGGATACTGGTGAAGTGCCTGAAGAAAAGAAAGTCTTGATAGATGAAGTGGAGCACATTAGCATTGATGGAGAAGAACCTGGAGGGTTATATGTGCATCGCCCTGGCACTGGGGTTCCCAGGACATGGGAATCCCGGAAAGGACGGGTACGTAGTCCCGACACACAGATTTACCAAGAGGTTGACAAGTCAAAGGAAATACCCACACCAAAAAGCAGTGGGCAAGGGGGTCTGTTCAACCTAGGCTCTTTTTTCCGGAAGAACTCGAGGAAGGGGAGCTCCAAAGATCTTGATCCCAGCCTGCCTACAACCCCGGGTTCACAGAGTGTGACGGAGCTGGATCCGAAGCTCCCCCAAACTCCACGTCCCAATCTGAAGGAACTTGGCGAGAAGCGGACATCGATAAAGATTGTAGTCAATGAAGAAGCAAGCCCAGCAGGCAAGGTGGGAGATGCAGAGAACTCAACAGAAGATGTAGCAAAGGTGATTGAGAAAAACGCAGGTGAACCAGGCAGATCACTGACAAGCACGTTGAGCAGGAAGGTTTCCAGGAAGAGACCGGAGGACAGGTTAGCAGATATCCCGGAGCAGATTGAAGCTCATGAATCTGAGTTGGTCAGTGAAGGGCCTATTCCGGTTGAAGGTAAACCAATAGACGTCCTTCCGACAATGGAACATGGCAATGGAGATGGTGCTGCAGAAGAAGCGGTGGAAGCAAAGACTACTACTCAGGCCTCATAA
- the LOC133909728 gene encoding uncharacterized protein LOC133909728 isoform X2, whose amino-acid sequence MRAVVQRVLSASVEVEGRVVSEIGPGILVLVGVHEADTDSDADYMCRKVLNMRLFPNEKTGKAWDRSVMQRSFEVLLVSQFTLCGILKGNKPDFHVAMPPAKAKPFYVSLVEKFQRSYSIDAVKGIVLRIYNLLAVFIFAAAIAFAIRSMCI is encoded by the exons atgagGGCCGTTGTGCAGCGCGTCCTCTCGGCCAGCGTTGAG GTGGAGGGGCGAGTAGTGTCGGAGATCGGCCCGGGAATCCTCGTGCTCGTCGGCGTCCACGAGGCCGACaccgactccgacgccgactaCAT GTGTCGGAAGGTCCTGAATATGAGGCTATTTCCTAATGAGAAGACTGGGAAAGCATGGGATCGAAGT GTTATGCAGCGTAGCTTTGAAGTCTTATTAG TCAGTCAGTTTACCTTATGTGGAATCCTGAAGGGTAACAAACCAGATTTTCATGTGGCTATGCCACCTGCAAAAGCAAAACCATTCTATGTGTCTCTAGTTGAGAAGTTTCAGAGGTCATACTCCATTGATGCAGTGAAAG GTATTGTGCTCAGAATATACAATCTTCTTgctgtttttatttttgctgCTGCTATTGCTTTTGCAATCCGCTCCATGTGCATTTGA
- the LOC133909729 gene encoding zinc finger protein MAGPIE-like — MASEAASIISNQQQQPPSQGQEHPLPPPAKKKRNLPGTPDPDAEVIALSPRTLLATNRFVCEICGKGFQRDQNLQLHRRGHNLPWKLRQRSGKEPRKRVYVCPEKSCVHHNPSRALGDLTGIKKHFCRKHGEKKWKCDKCNKRYAVQSDWKAHSKTCGTREYRCDCGTLFSRRDSFITHRAFCDALAEETARLNATAAATSFCGQNYLLAGSAAGLAVRPNMMLPPAAAASLKPGQLFGPATAGVGDLCDDGAARHGGFSLWGSDTLPSVGVGHIGSVLAGCGAPVPSQLYADLFPPSSGAPPQLDAAQLGWLYGNGKLSSSNASELTSASAAKEADSVPSVFSGQQHAKPAAPSDMSATALLQKAAQIGAVTSGTAMRLVGAFEPAKPGAQVEACNKFEVGALFGASQENGNLGGTMSELTATTGNVPHDVLSAVRHGGLKDAVGRDETRDFLGVGVRALCSSSLHGWI, encoded by the exons ATGGCAAGTGAAGCGGCATCCATCATCTccaaccagcagcagcagccgccgtctCAAGGACAAGAgcaccctctccctcctccagccAAGAAGAAGCGCAACCTCCCCGGCACACCAG ACCCTGATGCTGAGGTGATCGCGCTGTCGCCGCGGACGCTGCTGGCGACGAACCGGTTCGTGTGCGAGATATGCGGCAAGGGGTTCCAGCGCGACCAGAACCTGCAGCTGCACCGGCGCGGCCACAACCTGCCCTGGAAGCTGCGGCAGCGCAGCGGCAAGGAGCCAAGGAAGCGCGTCTACGTGTGCCCCGAGAAGAGCTGCGTCCACCACAACCCGTCCCGCGCGCTCGGCGACCTCACCGGCATCAAGAAGCACTTCTGCCGCAAGCACGGCGAGAAGAAGTGGAAGTGCGACAAGTGCAACAAACGCTACGCCGTCCAGTCCGACTGGAAGGCGCACTCCAAGACCTGCGGCACGCGCGAGTACCGATGCGACTGCGGCACACTCTTCTCAAG GAGGGACAGCTTCATCACGCACCGCGCCTTCTGCGACGCGCTGGCGGAGGAGACGGCCAGGCTCAACGCCACCGCGGCCGCGACGTCGTTCTGCGGCCAGAACTACCTCCTCGCCGGATCGGCGGCGGGGCTGGCCGTGCGCCCCAACATGATGCTccccccggccgccgccgcgagcCTCAAGCCTGGCCAGCTTTTCGGTCCGGCAACGGCGGGCGTCGGGGACCTGTGCGACGACGGCGCGGCCCGTCACGGCGGCTTCTCGTTGTGGGGCAGCGACACGCTGCCGTCCGTAGGAGTAGGACACATTGGTAGTGTTCTGGCCGGTTGCGGTGCGCCAGTGCCATCGCAGCTGTACGCGGATCTCTTCCCGCCGAGCTCCGGCGCACCGCCCCAGTTGGACGCGGCGCAGCTGGGCTGGCTGTACGGGAACGGCAAGCTATCGTCGTCGAACGCCAGCGAGTTGACGAGCGCCTCAGCGGCAAAGGAGGCGGACAGCGTGCCGTCCGTGTTCAGCGGGCAGCAGCACGCGAAGCCCGCGGCGCCCAGCGACATGTCCGCGACGGCGCTGCTGCAGAAGGCCGCGCAGATCGGCGCCGTGACGTCGGGCACAGCGATGCGGCTCGTGGGGGCCTTCGAGCCGGCCAAGCCCGGCGCACAGGTCGAGGCGTGCAACAAATTCGAGGTTGGAGCTCTGTTTGGCGCAAGCCAGGAGAACGGCAACCTCGGGGGAACAATGAGCGAGCTCACGGCGACCACCGGGAACGTGCCGCACGACGTTTTGTCGGCGGTGCGCCACGGCGGGCTGAAGGACGCCGTGGGGAGGGATGAGACTAGGGATTTCTTGGGCGTTGGCGTGCGAGCGCTGTGCTCCTCATCGTTGCATGGGTGGATTTAA
- the LOC133891838 gene encoding C2 domain-containing protein At1g53590-like isoform X4 yields MWPICMEKIVSQLLRPIIPWFLDKFKPWTVSKASIQELYMGRNPPMFTSMRVLPETSDDDHLVLEIGMNFLSAEDMSVVLAMQLHKSVGLGMTANMHLTSMHVEGKILVGVKFVRSWPFLGRIRLCFVEPPYFQMTVKPLINHGLDVTEFPGISGWLDKLMDTAFGQTLVEPNMLVINVEKFASTPSENNWFSIEERPPIAYVKLEILEGTDMKPSDINGLADPYVKGRLGPFKFQTQIQKKTLSPKWFEEFKIPITSWEASNELVMEVRDKDPMFDDSLGACSIDVHELRGGQRHDKWISLKNVKKGRIHLAITVEDISELNLQGENVSGLEESLRKADAELPLSTSIDNKWDTGEVPEEKKVLIDEVEHISIDGEEPGGLYVHRPGTGVPRTWESRKGRVRSPDTQIYQEVDKSKEIPTPKSSGQGGLFNLGSFFRKNSRKGSSKDLDPSLPTTPGSQSVTELDPKLPQTPRPNLKELGEKRTSIKIVVNEEASPAGKVGDAENSTEDVAKVIEKNAGEPGRSLTSTLSRKVSRKRPEDRLADIPEQIEAHESELVSEGPIPVEGKPIDVLPTMEHGNGDGAAEEAVEAKTTTQAS; encoded by the exons ATGTGGCCTATCTGTATGGAGAAGATCGTTTCACAACTTTTACGGCCCATCATACCATGGTTCTTGGATAAGTTCAAGCCTTGGACAGTT AGCAAAGCAAGTATTCAGGAGCTTTACATGGGTAGGAATCCACCAATGTTTACCTCGATGAGAGTCCTACCTGAGACATCAGATGATGACCATTTG GTTCTTGAGATAGgaatgaattttctctctgCTGAAGATATGAGTGTTGTACTTGCGATGCAGCTGCATAAGAGTGTGGGACTTGGAATGACCGCAAACATGCATTTAACTAGCATGCATGTCGAGGGAAAG ATTTTAGTTGGCGTGAAGTTTGTACGGAGTTGGCCATTTCTTGGCCGCATAAGACTATGCTTTGTGGAGCCGCCTTATTTTCAGATGACTGTGAAACCACTCATTAATCATGGACTTGATGTCACTGAGTTTCCAGGAATTTCAGGATGGCTA GATAAGTTGATGGATACTGCATTTGGGCAGACATTAGTTGAG CCCAATATGCTTGTCATCAATGTGGAAAAATTTGCATCTACTCCTTCAG AAAATAACTGGTTCAGCATTGAGGAGAGGCCTCCTATTGCATACGTGAAGCTTGAGATTTTAGAAGGAACTGACATGAAACCATCTGATATAAATG GACTCGCTGACCCTTATGTGAAAGGTCGTCTTGGTCCTTTCAAATTCCAAACACAGATACAGAAGAAAACACTATCCCCTAAGTGGTTTGAAGAATTCAAAATACCAATCACATCGTGGGAAGCATCAAATGAACTTGTTATGGAAGTTCGTGATAAGGACCCCATGTTTGATGACTCGCTTGG AGCATGTAGCATTGATGTACATGAGCTGAGAGGTGGACAGAGACATGATAAATGGATATCACTGAAGAATGTGAAGAAAGGAAGGATTCACTTGGCGATAACAGTAGAAGATATATCTGAG TTGAATCTGCAGGGGGAAAATGTATCAGGTTTGGAAGAATCACTGAGGAAAGCTGATGCTGAACTGCCACTATCAACCTCCATCGACAACAAGTGGGATACTGGTGAAGTGCCTGAAGAAAAGAAAGTCTTGATAGATGAAGTGGAGCACATTAGCATTGATGGAGAAGAACCTGGAGGGTTATATGTGCATCGCCCTGGCACTGGGGTTCCCAGGACATGGGAATCCCGGAAAGGACGGGTACGTAGTCCCGACACACAGATTTACCAAGAGGTTGACAAGTCAAAGGAAATACCCACACCAAAAAGCAGTGGGCAAGGGGGTCTGTTCAACCTAGGCTCTTTTTTCCGGAAGAACTCGAGGAAGGGGAGCTCCAAAGATCTTGATCCCAGCCTGCCTACAACCCCGGGTTCACAGAGTGTGACGGAGCTGGATCCGAAGCTCCCCCAAACTCCACGTCCCAATCTGAAGGAACTTGGCGAGAAGCGGACATCGATAAAGATTGTAGTCAATGAAGAAGCAAGCCCAGCAGGCAAGGTGGGAGATGCAGAGAACTCAACAGAAGATGTAGCAAAGGTGATTGAGAAAAACGCAGGTGAACCAGGCAGATCACTGACAAGCACGTTGAGCAGGAAGGTTTCCAGGAAGAGACCGGAGGACAGGTTAGCAGATATCCCGGAGCAGATTGAAGCTCATGAATCTGAGTTGGTCAGTGAAGGGCCTATTCCGGTTGAAGGTAAACCAATAGACGTCCTTCCGACAATGGAACATGGCAATGGAGATGGTGCTGCAGAAGAAGCGGTGGAAGCAAAGACTACTACTCAGGCCTCATAA